In a genomic window of Quercus lobata isolate SW786 chromosome 4, ValleyOak3.0 Primary Assembly, whole genome shotgun sequence:
- the LOC115983375 gene encoding putative receptor-like protein kinase At3g47110 isoform X2 — MKSHNPNFPALLCSTFLNIILLFTVTFLCLKPATSFTTPTNETDRLALLKFKESIDNDPYGILSSWNDSFHFCNWHGITCGRHHQRVTTLELQGHNLRGTIPPYIGNLTFLRAINLQDNSFYGEIPKEVGQLFRLRELSLTNNTLGGEIPTNLSNCSELRLIRVSNNKLIGKIPMELGSLTKLIFLRIAKNNFIGIPGFLGNLSSLIYFSAGYNDLKGNIPESVGRLKSLSYFAVGINKLNGMVPSSLYNISSIRILSLIQNQLGGTLPENIGHTLPNLQHFTISDNKFFGSIPSSLCNASKLQLLALGNNSFVGSVPTNLGYLQDLQRLNLDENKLGRDLNFLTSLRNCSKMNSLSFVKNRFEGVLPSSIGNLSTQLTKLYLGGNKISGTIPVALQNLINLIALGMDGNVLTGMIPTSFGKFQKMQALSLSENKLSGKIPSSIGNLTQLAELVLSQNNLEGSIPPSIGTCQSLQLLDVAENYLSGVIPQQVFQIFSLSLLLNLSHNSFTGKLPVEVDGLKNINSIDVSKNNFSGEIPTTIGNCLNLVYLGLQGNSFNGTIPSSMASLKSLEHLDVSRNNLSGLIPKGLDKLLFLKYLNISFNNIEGEVPTGGVFRNVNAISVIGNNKLCGGIPQLQLTTCHIVTKSRKSFTSRVTITIICVVACILLVSSFLVLYWRKRSKRKLSSIVLKMDLLPTASYKMLHQATNGFSPDNLIGSGSFGSVYKGVLDQEERLVAIKVLNLQNKDALKSFMAECKVLRNIRHRNLIKILTCCSSINYNGDDFKALVFEFMTNGNLEMWLHSMTDSDNQSKNLSVLQRLIIAIDVAFALNYLHNHCEQKIIHCDLKPSNILLDSDMIAHVSDFGLSRLLTTSNDSSQKCTSTIGLKGSIGYAAPEYGMGSEASAEGDVYSYGVLVLEMFTGRRPTDDMFKDGLNLHNFVKMSLPKRLIHVVDPMLLPREVEGMGVATAAMMATKEDDNDNEIEEEEANNTEDFRHIDVDMQKCLLSILNIGILCSLESPKERINMEEVIKELQMIKSTFVGLGIHREAWNN; from the exons ATGAAGTCTCACAACCCCAATTTTCCTGCATTATTATGCTCTACATTCCTTAATATCATTTTACTCTTTACTGTAACCTTTCTATGCCTGAAACCTGCCACCTCTTTTACCACTCCAACAAATGAGACTGACCGTTTGGCTTTGCTCAAATTCAAGGAATCCATTGATAATGATCCATATGGAATCTTGAGCTCATGGAATGATTCTTTCCACTTCTGCAATTGGCATGGAATTACATGCGGCCGCCATCATCAAAGAGTCACAACCTTAGAACTACAAGGTCATAACTTGCGTGGCACTATTCCCCCTTACATTGGCAACCTCACCTTTCTTAGGGCCATCAACCTTCAAGACAATAGCTTCTATGGTGAAATTCCAAAGGAAGTTGGTCAGTTGTTCCGATTGCGAGAACTCAGTCTTACAAATAACACGTTGGGAGGAGAAATTCCAACCAACTTGTCCAACTGCTCTGAACTTAGGCTGATAAGAGTCTCGAACAACAAACTTATTGGGAAAATTCCCATGGAGCTTGGCTCTTTGACCAAGCTTATTTTTCTTCGGATCGCCAAAAACAATTTCATAGGAATCCCAGGTTTCTTGGGAAATCTTTCATCACTCATATATTTTTCGGCAGGCTATAATGATTTAAAGGGAAATATTCCAGAAAGCGTAGGCCGTTTGAAAAGCTTATCATATTTCGCAGTTGGAATCAATAAACTGAACGGTATGGTCCCCTCCTCTCTCTACAATATATCATCTATTAGAATCTTGTCATTAATCCAAAACCAACTTGGTGGTACCCTTCCAGAAAATATAGGCCATACTCTCCCTAATCTCCAACATTTTACAATAAGTGATAACAAATTCTTTGGGTCAATCCCTAGTTCTTTGTGCAATGCATCTAAACTTCAATTACTTGCCCTTGGCAATAATAGCTTTGTGGGATCAGTTCCAACTAATTTGGGTTATCTACAAGATCTTCAACGCTTGAATCTAGATGAGAATAAATTAGGAAGGGATTTGAACTTTTTAACGTCTTTAAGAAATTGTAGCAAAATGAATAGCCTATCATTTGTAAAAAACCGATTTGAAGGTGTTTTGCCCAGTTCAATAGGCAACTTGTCAACACAACtcacaaaattatatttgggAGGCAATAAAATATCTGGAACTATTCCTGTAGCATTGCAGAATCTCATCAATTTAATTGCCTTGGGTATGGATGGTAATGTTCTCACAGGAATGATACCTACTTCTTTTGGGAAGTTTCAGAAGATGCAAGCACTGAGTTTATCGGAAAACAAATTGTCAGGGAAAATCCCAAGTTCTATTGGCAACCTCACTCAATTGGCTGAATTGGTTTTGTCTCAAAACAATTTAGAAGGAAGCATTCCCCCAAGTATTGGTACTTGTCAAAGTTTACAGCTGTTGGATGTTGCAGAAAATTACCTTAGTGGAGTCATACCCCAAcaggtttttcaaattttttctttgtcacttttactaaatttatcccataacTCATTTACTGGCAAATTACCTGTTGAAGTAGACGGTTTGAAGaatattaattcaattgatgtctctaaaaacaatttttctggtGAAATTCCTACAACAATTGGAAATTGCTTGAACTTAGTGTACCTAGGCTTGCAAGGGAATTCATTTAATGGGACCATACCTTCATCTATGGCTTCCTTGAAAAGCCTTGAACATTTAGATGTTTCACGAAACAACTTATCAGGATTAATTCCAAAGGGCCTGGataagcttttatttttaaaatatttgaacatTTCGTTCAACAATATTGAGGGTGAGGTACCAACAGGAGGAGTTTTCAGAAATGTAAATGCAATATCAGTTATTGGAAACAATAAGCTTTGCGGGGGCATTCCACAATTGCAATTGACAACATGCCACATCgttacaaaatcaagaaagtCCTTTACTTCCAGAGtaacaatcacaattatttgTGTGGTTGCATGTATCCTTCTAGTTTCATCCTTTCTTGTTCTTTATTGGAGGAAAAGATCAAAAAGGAAACTATCTTCAATAGTCTTAAAGATGGATCTCCTTCCAACAGCTTCATACAAAATGCTCCATCAAGCGACTAATGGATTTTCTCCTGACAATTTGATTGGATCTGGCAGTTTTGGATCAGTATATAAAGGAGTTCTTGATCAAGAGGAAAGATTAGTTGCTATAAAGGTTCTTAACCTTCAAAACAAAGATGCTTTGAAGAGTTTTATGGCAGAATGCAAGGTATTAAGAAATATTCGGCATCGAAATCTTATAAAGATCTTAACATGTTGCTCCAGTATAAATTATAATGGTGATGATTTCAAAGCTCTAGTTTTTGAATTCATGACAAATGGGAACTTGGAAATGTGGCTGCATTCGATGACAGATAGCGacaatcaatcaaaaaatttGAGCGTTCTTCAAAGACTAATTATTGCAATTGATGTGGCTTTTGCTTTAAACTATCTTCACAATCATTGTGAGCAAAAAATCATTCATTGTGATTTAAAGCCAAGCAATATTCTTCTTGATAGTGATATGATTGCTCATGTTAGTGATTTTGGCTTATCAAGGCTCCTCACAACTTCGAATGATTCTTCCCAAAAGTGTACCAGCACAATTGGATTAAAGGGATCTATCGGTTATGCTGCTCCAG AGTATGGCATGGGTAGTGAAGCATCAGCTGAGGGGGATGTATATAGTTATGGAGTCCTTGTGTTGGAAATGTTTACAGGAAGGAGACCCACTGATGATATGTTTAAAGATGGTCTCAATCTCCATAACTTTGTTAAGATGTCCTTACCAAAAAGGCTCATTCATGTTGTCGACCCAATGCTTTTGCCAAGAGAAGTTGAAGGAATGGGAGTAGCAACTGCAGCAATGATGGCAACAAAAGAAGATGACAATGACAatgaaattgaagaagaagaagctaataATACTGAGGACTTTAGGCATATTGATGTGGATATGCAAAAATGCTTACTATCAATCCTTAATATTGGAATCTTATGTTCATTGGAGTCTCCAAAAGAGAGAATCAATATGGAGGAAGTCATTAAGGAACTACAAATGATAAAAAGTACTTTTGTTGGTTTGGGGATTCACAGAG AGGCCTGGAACAACTAG